A region of Ictidomys tridecemlineatus isolate mIctTri1 chromosome 4, mIctTri1.hap1, whole genome shotgun sequence DNA encodes the following proteins:
- the Arrdc1 gene encoding arrestin domain-containing protein 1 isoform X3, whose product MGRVQLFEIRLSHGRVVYSPGEPLTGTVRVRLGAQLPFRAIRVTCLGSCGVSSKANDAGWVVEESYFNSSLSLADKGSLPAGEHSFPFQFLLPATAPTSFEGPFGRIVHQVRATIDTARFSKDHKCSLVFYILSPLNLNSIPDIEQPNVASATKKFSYKLVKTGSVVLTASTDLRGYVVGQVLRLQAEIENQSGKDTSPVVASLLQKVSYKAKRWIYDVRTIAEVEGAGVKAWRRAQWQEQILVPALPQSALPGCSLIHIDYYLQVSMKVPEATVTLPIFVGNIAVNHAPLSPGPGLEPPAGPSPPVVPSAPPQEEAEVVAGGPHFSDLVSLSTKSHSQQQPPPAVLCSVPVAPEPCAHDGSPAPHSLHPPLCISTGATVPYFAEGFGGPVPTTSALILPPEYSSWGYPYGEWEGQAWRLGRRCHSPLQTQLSPHRGPTFL is encoded by the exons ATGGGGCGGGTGCAGCTCTTCGAGATCCGACTGAGCCACGGCCGCGTAGTCTACAGCCCAGGGGAGCCTCTGACCGGGACCGTGCGCGTGCGTCTGGGGGCGCAGCTACCCTTCCGAG CAATCCGTGTGACCTGCCTGGGTTCCTGTGGGGTCTCCAGCAAGGCTAATGATGCAGGATGGGTGGTGGAAGAAAGCTACTTCAACAGCTCCCTGTCATTGGCTGACAAGG GGAGCCTGCCCGCTGGAGAGCACAGCTTCCCCTTCCAGTTCCTGCTTCCTG cCACAGCACCCACGTCCTTTGAGGGTCCTTTTGGCAGGATTGTGCACCAGGTGAGGGCTACCATCGACACTGCACGTTTCTCCAAGGATCACAAGTGCAGCCTTGTATTCTATATCTTGAGCCCTCTGAACCTGAACAGCATCCCAGACATTGAG CAACCTAACGTGGCCTCTGCCACCAAGAAGTTCTCCTACAAGTTGGTGAAGACAGGCAGTGTGGTCCTCACGGCCAGCACTGATCTCCGAGGCTATGTGGTGGGGCAGGTGCTACGGCTGCAGGCTGAGATAGAGAACCAGTCGGGCAAGGACACCAGCCCTGTGGTGGCCAGTCTGCTGCAG aaagtgTCTTATAAGGCCAAGCGCTGGATCTACGACGTGCGGACCATTGCGGAGGTGGAGGGTGCTGGTGTCAAGGCCTGGAGGCGTGCGCAGTGGCAAGAGCAGATCTTGGTGCCTGCCCTGCCACAGTCGGCCTTGCCGGGCTGCAGCCTTATCCACATTGACTATTACCTGCAG GTCTCCATGAAGGTGCCTGAAGCCACCGTGACCCTCCCCATCTTTGTTGGCAATATTGCTGTGAACcatgctcccctgagccctgggcCAGGCTTGGAGCCACCTGCTGGACCCTCACCCCCAGTGGTGCCTTCCGCACCACCCCAGGAGGAAGCTGAGGTTGTGGCTGGTGGCCCCCACTTCTCGGACCTGGTCTCCCTCTCCACCAAGAGCCACTCACAGCAGCAGCCACCACCTGCTGTCTTGTGTTCTGTGCCTGTCGCCCCTGAGCCCTGTGCTCATGATGGCAGTCCTGCTCCCCACTCTCTGCACCCTCCCTTGTGCATCTCTACAGGTGCCACTGTCCCCTACTTTGCGGAGGGCTTTGGGGGCCCAGTGCCCACCACCAGCGCCTTGATCCTTCCCCCGGAGTACAGTTCTTGGGGCTACCCCTATGGTGAGTGGGAAGGCCAGGCATGGAGGTTGGGGAGGAGATGCCACAGCCCCTTGCAGACACAACTCTCTCCCCACAGAGGCCCCACCTTCTTATGA
- the Arrdc1 gene encoding arrestin domain-containing protein 1 isoform X2 has product MGRVQLFEIRLSHGRVVYSPGEPLTGTVRVRLGAQLPFRAIRVTCLGSCGVSSKANDAGWVVEESYFNSSLSLADKATAPTSFEGPFGRIVHQVRATIDTARFSKDHKCSLVFYILSPLNLNSIPDIEQPNVASATKKFSYKLVKTGSVVLTASTDLRGYVVGQVLRLQAEIENQSGKDTSPVVASLLQKVSYKAKRWIYDVRTIAEVEGAGVKAWRRAQWQEQILVPALPQSALPGCSLIHIDYYLQVSMKVPEATVTLPIFVGNIAVNHAPLSPGPGLEPPAGPSPPVVPSAPPQEEAEVVAGGPHFSDLVSLSTKSHSQQQPPPAVLCSVPVAPEPCAHDGSPAPHSLHPPLCISTGATVPYFAEGFGGPVPTTSALILPPEYSSWGYPYEAPPSYEQSCSGADLGLTPRS; this is encoded by the exons ATGGGGCGGGTGCAGCTCTTCGAGATCCGACTGAGCCACGGCCGCGTAGTCTACAGCCCAGGGGAGCCTCTGACCGGGACCGTGCGCGTGCGTCTGGGGGCGCAGCTACCCTTCCGAG CAATCCGTGTGACCTGCCTGGGTTCCTGTGGGGTCTCCAGCAAGGCTAATGATGCAGGATGGGTGGTGGAAGAAAGCTACTTCAACAGCTCCCTGTCATTGGCTGACAAGG cCACAGCACCCACGTCCTTTGAGGGTCCTTTTGGCAGGATTGTGCACCAGGTGAGGGCTACCATCGACACTGCACGTTTCTCCAAGGATCACAAGTGCAGCCTTGTATTCTATATCTTGAGCCCTCTGAACCTGAACAGCATCCCAGACATTGAG CAACCTAACGTGGCCTCTGCCACCAAGAAGTTCTCCTACAAGTTGGTGAAGACAGGCAGTGTGGTCCTCACGGCCAGCACTGATCTCCGAGGCTATGTGGTGGGGCAGGTGCTACGGCTGCAGGCTGAGATAGAGAACCAGTCGGGCAAGGACACCAGCCCTGTGGTGGCCAGTCTGCTGCAG aaagtgTCTTATAAGGCCAAGCGCTGGATCTACGACGTGCGGACCATTGCGGAGGTGGAGGGTGCTGGTGTCAAGGCCTGGAGGCGTGCGCAGTGGCAAGAGCAGATCTTGGTGCCTGCCCTGCCACAGTCGGCCTTGCCGGGCTGCAGCCTTATCCACATTGACTATTACCTGCAG GTCTCCATGAAGGTGCCTGAAGCCACCGTGACCCTCCCCATCTTTGTTGGCAATATTGCTGTGAACcatgctcccctgagccctgggcCAGGCTTGGAGCCACCTGCTGGACCCTCACCCCCAGTGGTGCCTTCCGCACCACCCCAGGAGGAAGCTGAGGTTGTGGCTGGTGGCCCCCACTTCTCGGACCTGGTCTCCCTCTCCACCAAGAGCCACTCACAGCAGCAGCCACCACCTGCTGTCTTGTGTTCTGTGCCTGTCGCCCCTGAGCCCTGTGCTCATGATGGCAGTCCTGCTCCCCACTCTCTGCACCCTCCCTTGTGCATCTCTACAGGTGCCACTGTCCCCTACTTTGCGGAGGGCTTTGGGGGCCCAGTGCCCACCACCAGCGCCTTGATCCTTCCCCCGGAGTACAGTTCTTGGGGCTACCCCTATG AGGCCCCACCTTCTTATGAGCAGAGCTGCAGTGGTGCAGACCTTGGCCTGACTCCCAGGAGCTGA
- the Arrdc1 gene encoding arrestin domain-containing protein 1 isoform X1, producing the protein MGRVQLFEIRLSHGRVVYSPGEPLTGTVRVRLGAQLPFRAIRVTCLGSCGVSSKANDAGWVVEESYFNSSLSLADKGSLPAGEHSFPFQFLLPATAPTSFEGPFGRIVHQVRATIDTARFSKDHKCSLVFYILSPLNLNSIPDIEQPNVASATKKFSYKLVKTGSVVLTASTDLRGYVVGQVLRLQAEIENQSGKDTSPVVASLLQKVSYKAKRWIYDVRTIAEVEGAGVKAWRRAQWQEQILVPALPQSALPGCSLIHIDYYLQVSMKVPEATVTLPIFVGNIAVNHAPLSPGPGLEPPAGPSPPVVPSAPPQEEAEVVAGGPHFSDLVSLSTKSHSQQQPPPAVLCSVPVAPEPCAHDGSPAPHSLHPPLCISTGATVPYFAEGFGGPVPTTSALILPPEYSSWGYPYEAPPSYEQSCSGADLGLTPRS; encoded by the exons ATGGGGCGGGTGCAGCTCTTCGAGATCCGACTGAGCCACGGCCGCGTAGTCTACAGCCCAGGGGAGCCTCTGACCGGGACCGTGCGCGTGCGTCTGGGGGCGCAGCTACCCTTCCGAG CAATCCGTGTGACCTGCCTGGGTTCCTGTGGGGTCTCCAGCAAGGCTAATGATGCAGGATGGGTGGTGGAAGAAAGCTACTTCAACAGCTCCCTGTCATTGGCTGACAAGG GGAGCCTGCCCGCTGGAGAGCACAGCTTCCCCTTCCAGTTCCTGCTTCCTG cCACAGCACCCACGTCCTTTGAGGGTCCTTTTGGCAGGATTGTGCACCAGGTGAGGGCTACCATCGACACTGCACGTTTCTCCAAGGATCACAAGTGCAGCCTTGTATTCTATATCTTGAGCCCTCTGAACCTGAACAGCATCCCAGACATTGAG CAACCTAACGTGGCCTCTGCCACCAAGAAGTTCTCCTACAAGTTGGTGAAGACAGGCAGTGTGGTCCTCACGGCCAGCACTGATCTCCGAGGCTATGTGGTGGGGCAGGTGCTACGGCTGCAGGCTGAGATAGAGAACCAGTCGGGCAAGGACACCAGCCCTGTGGTGGCCAGTCTGCTGCAG aaagtgTCTTATAAGGCCAAGCGCTGGATCTACGACGTGCGGACCATTGCGGAGGTGGAGGGTGCTGGTGTCAAGGCCTGGAGGCGTGCGCAGTGGCAAGAGCAGATCTTGGTGCCTGCCCTGCCACAGTCGGCCTTGCCGGGCTGCAGCCTTATCCACATTGACTATTACCTGCAG GTCTCCATGAAGGTGCCTGAAGCCACCGTGACCCTCCCCATCTTTGTTGGCAATATTGCTGTGAACcatgctcccctgagccctgggcCAGGCTTGGAGCCACCTGCTGGACCCTCACCCCCAGTGGTGCCTTCCGCACCACCCCAGGAGGAAGCTGAGGTTGTGGCTGGTGGCCCCCACTTCTCGGACCTGGTCTCCCTCTCCACCAAGAGCCACTCACAGCAGCAGCCACCACCTGCTGTCTTGTGTTCTGTGCCTGTCGCCCCTGAGCCCTGTGCTCATGATGGCAGTCCTGCTCCCCACTCTCTGCACCCTCCCTTGTGCATCTCTACAGGTGCCACTGTCCCCTACTTTGCGGAGGGCTTTGGGGGCCCAGTGCCCACCACCAGCGCCTTGATCCTTCCCCCGGAGTACAGTTCTTGGGGCTACCCCTATG AGGCCCCACCTTCTTATGAGCAGAGCTGCAGTGGTGCAGACCTTGGCCTGACTCCCAGGAGCTGA